The genomic stretch GAAGACGAAGTGCTGGCCGACTTGCGGTCCGAGTTCCCGGGCCTGAGCGTCGGCTTCGGCGGGCGGCAACGCGAGGAGTCGCGGGCGATGGAGCAACTCCGCACCGGCTTGCTTGTCGCGGGCATCCTCATCTACGCACTGCTCGCCGCGCTGTTCCGCAGCCACGCACAGGCGGTCGTCGTGATGGGCGTCGTGCCGGTCGCGGTCGCGGCGGCCATCTTCGGTCACGTGTTGCTCGGCTACGACCTGTCGGTCGTCAGCCTGTTCGGCATCATCGCCGTCGGCGGCCTGGCGGTGAACGGCGGGCTCGTCCTGGTCAAAGAAGCCAATCGCCGTCGCGACGAGGAGGACGCCGACCCCTTCGCCGCCGCCGCGGGTGCCTCGCGCCGTCGCCTGCGGCCGATCCTGCTGACCAGCCTGACGACCTTCGCCGGCTTGGCTCCGATGATCCTCGAAACCGACCCACAGGCACTGTTCCTCGTCCCGATGGCCATCGCGCTGGGCGTCGGCACGCTCGTCAGCGGCCTGATCCTCCCCCTCGCCGTCCCCGCCGGGCTCCTGGTCGTCAACGACATCGTCCGGCTACGGCACCGCCTCACAGCGCCCCAGGAACCGTCACTCGCCAGCTCGCCAACGCAGGCCTAGTGGCCGTCTCACCACGCACCGCGTTGGATGACGACGCGGTAGCCGTCGAGGTCTTCGAACGTTCGCCCAGCCCGGTCCCAATACGGGTTGTACGACGCGACCTGCCGAAACCCAGCCGCCACCATCCGTTCACACCGCTGCTCCCACTCGGCTGAGTCCAAGACGTAGAAGACGACGAGATGATCCTGCGTCGGTGCATCCGGCACAACGTGGCCGCGATGGTGCGTGAACTCGAAGTGATACGCCGCCCCCGGACTTCCGAGCATGACGCCGTCAAAGCCGTCGTGGTCGTCGAACGCGCCGATCACTTCGAGCCCGAGCCCATCGCGATACATCGCCACGATCGCCGCCAACCGATTCGTCGGCCGGGCCACCCGAAGCTGCGTCGACCCATCCATGACGCCGCGACGCTAGCGATCGTCCGTCGAAGGGTGACGACCGACGCGGCTGTATCCAGCGACGCGCTGACCCATAGCGACAAAACCGCACTGACCATCGCACTCCATGGACAAGCATGAGGCAAAGAGTTGGCGGGACGTAAGCCTGTTCGAACGTGCACCGTCTGCCCCTGTGCCGCACCCGTTCATCCAGTCCCACTAGCAGCCGGCCGAGGGTTCGGTACGCTGGAGCGGCCATGACGACGCTGCAGATTCACGACCAGACCCTCGACGGCCAGCGCGATGCTGCTCCGACGGAGCTGACCTTCGATGGGCTGGCCGAGACGGTGACCGTCCGCGAGCTGATCCGGGCCCGCGTCTACCAGGAGGCCGACGACCACAACCGCCGCGTCCGCGAGGCCAATGCCGGTGCCCAGCCGTACGGCGGCCTCGTCACGCCCGCCGACGCCGAACGCGAGCTCAACGGCCCGAAGCACGGCCGGCTACTGGCCAAGGAGGTCGACTGGCGCAAGCAGTTCGACGCCGCAATCGACGCGTTCGAGCGGAACGGCTTTCTGATTCTGGTCGATGACGAACAGTTAACCGACCTCGACGCCGCGATCACGCTCGGCCCGAGCACCGACGTCGCATTTGTTCGGCTCACCATGTTGGTGGGAGGCTGAGGCGATGGGGGAACAAAACCTGCCGCCGTTGACCGTCTACGACGAGCCGCGACCCTGGTCGCCGGAGGCAGCTGACTTGGTTCAGCAGGTTTGGCCCGGCCCGCGGCCATTGCTCGATGAGGCTTTCGCGAAAGCGGATCAGTTCCACGCACGCGTCGAGCTCTTTCCTTACGCCGAGCTGGCATCAGAATACGAGCGTCTTGCGCATCTCCTGAGAAAGCTCATCGATGACCGGCTGAGCGCCCATTCGTCATTTGTCGGCGACATGGAATCCTACAAGAGCTTAATCAAGAGCTCGAAGCAATCATTTACCACCCGAACGCTTCTAGCCGCAGAGCATCTCGGTAGGTGGTTGTGGCAGACGCCGCTGATCGACAGATCCTGGAAGTCTGATACTCGAACGGTGGCAATTGCGTGGTCCGAAGTGACACGGGCACTCGATGACCTGCGGCAGCGTCTCTGGTCGCGTCGAAGCGTGCCTCCTTTACGAGAGCTTACTGCATTGATTGCTGTCGCGAAGCACTTTCATCGAGAGCGAAGTGACTGGCCGTATGCGAGTAAGGAGTCAGTCAGCGTCTCGAGGCTGATCATCGCGTACTGGAGAAGTCACGGCGACATAGATTCTCAGACTCGCCAAGAGGCACAACGTCTTCGAGACCTAGTCTCTGACTGCCACTATGCCGGTACGGACGTTCGAAAGCTTCAACACGATTTTGAGGAGTTGCTGGGTGATGAGACGTTCGAACTAGTCGGCGGCGACGTCTGGTCGGACACACTTAGCGCAGACACAGAACACTCCTCGACCTGGCAGGCACTGCTGCGATTCTGCCGAACGGTCAACGTGACAAAGGCGTCCAAGCCGTGGATGAAGCAGGCCCGTCCGCTGGTCGAGGCGGTTGGGCAAACGTCGGTCTCCGACGCGGTCCGACGCTGGTTTCCGCTCGTGGGCCTGGCCGGATCGGTAGAACGCCAGTGGAACGGCTACCTCGACGACCCATCACGCTCGGTGCCGCTCTTCGACAACCAGGCTGTCCTGGCCGGACTCGCCTGGGCGGCGTGCTCGGGGTGTGATGATCCGCCGTTGACGGCAGTGGCCGACGCTGCGGCGAAGTGTTACCAAAACATTCCGAAGGTCGGCGTTCGTTGCGAGTCGCTGGGCAACAGCTTCGTCCGCGCGATCGCAAACACATCGACCCGCGACGCGGCCGTGCAGCTGCTGCGTTTGGAGCACCTCGTTCGCCAGCCGAAACACCGCAAGACCATCAACAAGGCAGTCGCCAAGCTGTGCGAGGACCTCGGCGAGGAGCGTGCCACACTCGAAGAGGCGGCGGTGCCCGACTACGGCTTGGTCGACGGGAGCGTGCGCGAACGAGTCGCCGATGCAGAAGCCGAGCTGACCGTCGCTCCGCGCGATCGAGTTGTGGTCGCTTGGAGTTATGTCGACGGCAAGGGTCGGTCCAAGACGTCCCGATCGGCACCGAAGGCTGTCCGCGACTCGGAGCCCGAAGCCGTCGAAGCTATCAAGCGAAAGGCGAAGGAGATCGAGTCGCTTCTCCCGGCTCAGAGGTCGCGGCTGGAGCTAATGCTCCGCGAGACGCGCACGTGGCGATTCGATGCCTGGCGGTCCGCATACCTGGACCATGGCCTCGTCGGGACGGTTGCCCGCCGCCTCATCTGGTCGATCGATGGCATTGAGGTCGTCTGGATCGACGGAAGGCTTCACGACGTCGCAGGCAAGCCGATCGAGTTCGCGGCAACAGCAAAAGTGCAACTGTGGCACCCGATTACGGCCAAGGCAGACGACGTACTTCGATGGCGACAGCGGCTCGAAGCAACGGGCGTGACGCAGCCGTTCAAGCAGGCGCATCGGGAGGTTTACGTCCTGACGGATGCCGAGCGTCAGACGAGTGTCTACTCGAATCGCTTTGCGGCACACATTCTGAAGACGCCGACACTCGTCGCGGTGGCCCAGAAACGTCGCTGGGTGGTCGGGCTCTTCGGCGGCGAATCGTCACCGAAGACAGAGCTGCCCGCGTGGAACATGCGAGCAGAGTTCTGGGTCGACGAAGCCGATGTCGGCGACGGTGATCAGGATGATGGATACAGCTTCGGCCCGAGTTACCTCGCGACGGATCAGGTTCGGTTCCATGAGCTCGGCGAGCAGGACCCGATGCCGCTGGATCGCGTGCCTCCCGTCGTGCTGAGCGAGGTGATGCGAGATGTCGACCTCTTCGTCGGCCTCGCAAGCGTCGGCAACGACCCGCAGTGGCGCGACCGTGGCGTTGAGCAACGCTACCGAGACTACTGGCACGACTTCTCCTTCGGCGACCTTGGCCAGACGGCTCAGACGCGGAAGGCGGTGTTGGAGAAGCTCATCCCGCGGTTGAAGATCGCGGAGCGCTGCTCGTTCTCCGACAAGTTCCTCGTCGTTCACGGGGACGTGCGGACGTACAAGATCCACCTCGGCAGCGGCAACATTCTCATGGAGCCGAATGATCAGTACCTCTGCATCGTGCCCGACAGGCGGGCGGAGGCGGCGACGGAAAAGAGCTACCTGCCGTTCGAGGGCGACCGCACGATGAGCGTCATCGTCAGCAAAGCGCTGCTGCTGGCGGATGACACGAAGATTACGGATTCGACGATCATTTCTCAGATTCGCTGATCGCCTCGGCGAGTTCGTGGTCGAGGTGTCGCCGCCTCTGCTTGAGGCTTTGATCTCGCCCTTCAGCTTCTTGTGAAGCTTCGGTTTTGTGTACTGATCTTGTCAATCGGCGGCGGGTTTGCCCATGCCAGGTTTATTGCAAGCGGCGCGCCGGCCTCACCAGAGGTCGTCGGTCGTGCGTTGCATGAAGGCGAAAAAGCACATGCGTTCCTGCTTCTCGACCACGCCGCGAAGGCTGAAGAGCTTGAAGTACCAGGCCCGTTCGGATTCCAGCGGACTCTCGTCATCCGGGTCCGGAACGGAGGCCCGGCCGACGACGTCGACGGCGGGCACGCTCATCAGCGTGTCGCACAGGTGCAGGATGTCCATCTCGTCGACGGCGAGCGTCGAGAGCAGAAACAAGCCGTGCTTCTGGAGCGTGTCGCGGAGATACCACGCGGCCGGGTCGGCCTCGATCTCGTCGAGCGCTTCGAGGTACTTCTGGTCGGCTTCGTCGCTTCGCCAGCCGAGCTCCTGACGTTCGTCTTCGCGGCGTTGCTCCAGGGCCACCTCGACGTGGGCCTTGTAACGTTCGTAGAAGCTGTCGACCTCGTCACCGGCGAGCCAGCGGACGATCATCGCTTCGTTGGGGCGACGCAGGATGTGGTAATCGTTGGTCGTCAGCCGGGGCTGCGCGACGGGCATCGTCAGCACGCGACGGGCAGCATCAACGCCATCGGCGGGCAGGATCGGACCGGTGTTGGTGTCCTTCTGCTTCTCCAGTTTGCCGATTGTCTGCTGCAGCTCGCGGGCGACCTCGGCGTCGAGGTTGATGATCGCCGCGTCGAATTTGCGTGGGCCCTCGTAGACGGCGGCGAGCTCGCCGTGGATGCGGAGCTGCTCGACGACCTCGCGTGCTCGCGTCTCGGGATCGGCGGCGACGTTGTCCTGGGCGTCGAAGCTGTCGAAGCCGTCCTCGTCTTCAAAATCGGCCGGCATGGAACGAGCGTACGGCCGCGAGTTTCGAGGCTGGGCGTATCCTGTTCAGACGGCTATTTTGCCGTTCTCCCCGAACCTTTACCAATAACGCCATGTCCACCACTGCCGCCGCTGACGCACGAATCACGACCAATGGACGCTGTCCCGTCATGGGCATTTCAGGCCTCGCCCTCGGCAAGTCCGGCTACGCCAACAAGGACTGGTGGCCCGATCAGCTCGACGTCGGCATCCTCCACCAGCACGGCGGCAAGGCCAGCCCGATGGCGGACGATTTCGACTACGCCAAGGCGTTCGAGTCGCTGGATTTGGCGGAGGTGAAGAAGGACATCGAGAAGGTGCTGACGACCAGCGTCGACTGGTGGCCGGCCGACTTCGGGCACTACGGGCCGTTCATGATCCGCATGGCGTGGCACGCGGCCGGCACGTATCGCACGGCTGACGGTCGCGGCGGCAGCGGGTCGGGCATGTTGCGTTTCGCGCCGCTCAACTCCTGGCCTGACAACGCGAACCTCGACAAGGCGCGCCGGCTCATCTGGCCGGTGAAGCAGAAGTACGGCAGCAAGCTGTCGTGGGGTGATCTCATGATCCTGACCGGCAACGTCGCGATCGAGTCGATGGGCCTGCCGACGTTCGGCTTCGGCGGCGGACGCGTCGACCGGTGGGAGCCGGACGATGGCATCTACTGGGGCCCGGAACAAGAGTGGCTCGCCGACAAGCGGTACGACGGCAAAGAGCCCGGCAAGCGCATGCTCGAAACGCCGCTCGGTGCCGTGCAGATGGGCCTGATTTACGTCAACCCGCAGGGCAGCAACGGTCGACACGATCCGAAGGAGTCGGCACACGACATCCGCGAGACGTTCGGCCGAATGGCGATGAACGACTACGAGACCGTCGCGCTCGTCGCCGGTGGGCACACGTTCGGCAAGTCGCACGCGGCGGCCGAGCCGGCAATGCACGTCGGGCCCGAGCCGGAGAGCGCCGCGATCGCCGATCAGGGCTTCGGCTGGCGCAACTCGTTCGAATCGGGTCGCGGTGCCCACACGATCACGAGCGAGATGGAAGGCGTCTGGACGAGCAAGCCGACGCAGTGGGACAACGACTACCTCGACAAGCTCTTCAAGTACGACTGGCAACAGACGCGTTCGCCCGCGGGTGCCGTGCAGTGGGAGCCGGTCGGCGACGTCGATGAGAGCGACCTCGTGCCCGACGCGCACGACCCGAGCAAGAAGCACAAGCCGATGATGTTCACGACGGACCTCTCGCTGAAGGAGGATCCGTCGTACAAGGAGATTTCGAGGCATTTCCAGCAGAATCCCGAAGAGTTCGGCCAGGCATTCGCCAAGGCGTGGTACAAGCTGACCCACCGCGACATGGGCCCGCACGAGCGTCTGCTCGGGCCGGAAGTGCCCGAGCCGCAGCTTTGGCAGGATCCGGTACCCGCGGTCGAAGGCGAGCTCGTCAACGACGAGGACGTCAAGCAGCTCAAGGCGAAGCTGCTCGACAGCGGCCTGACCACGGCCCAGCTCGTCTCGACGGCTTGGGCAGCAGCGTCGAGCTTCCGCGGCACCGACAAGCGCGGCGGAGCCAACGGCGGTCGCATTCGTCTCGAGCCACAGAAATCCTGGACGATCAATCAACCCGACGAGCTCGCGAAGGTTCTGCCGGTGTTGGAGAAAGTCGCCGACGACTGGAACGCGTCGAGCGACCGCAAGATCAGCTTCGCCGACACCGTCGTTCTCGGCGGATGTGCCGGCGTCGAATCGGCGGCAAAGCAGGGCGGCGTTGACGTGACCGTGCCATTCCGTCCGGGTCGGACCGATGCGTCGCAGGAGCACACCGATGTCGACTCGTTCAACGTGCTCGAAATCACGGCCGACGGTTTCCGCAACTACATCTCATCCGACCACACGAAGCCGGCCCACGAGCTGCTCATCGATCGGGCCCACCTGCTCAACCTGACCGCGCCGGAAATGACGGCGCTTGTCGGCGGACTGCGCGTCCTCGGCACCAACGTCGGTCACCCGACGCTCGGCCTGTTCACCGAACGCCCGGGGACGCTGAGCAACGACTTCTTCGTCAACCTGCTCGACATGCAGTACGAGTGGGGCGTCAGCACCATGTGCGACCACTTCTACGAGGGCAAGCACCGCGAGACGGGCGAGACCAAGTGGATGGGCACGAGCGTCGACTTGCTCTTCGGCAGCAACAGCATCTTGCGGGCGCTTGCAGAGGTCTACGCGAGCGACGATGCCGGCGAAATGTTTATCCACGACTTCATCACAGCGTGGAACAAGGTGATGGAACTCGATCGATTCGACCGTTGAGTTCCGATCCGACGAAGCACCGCCATACGGACACAACTCGATGTGAAGAACATGATGTTGCTGGCACGGCAAGTGCATGGTCGGCAACACAGTGCAGGAGTCGTCGTCTTATCCCGGCACGTGTGCCGTCGATGTTTTGATCATCGGCGGCGGTTGCGCGGGACTGGCGCTGGCACACCGCTTGGAGTCGTCGTCGCTGAGCGTTGCAGTCGTCGAGCCGCGCACTGACTACGGTCGCGATCGCACTTGGTGTTTCTGGCTCGACGAATCGCCCGACCGGCGTGATCCTGCCGACGCGATTCCGGAAGTCGTTCGCAAGAACATCCGCTGGCGATGGTCCAAGTGGGCCGTCGACGGCGGGATGGGTGATGCGGTGATTCGGTCAATGCCCGGGCTCTCGTATGCCGGGCTCACGGCGACCGACTACTACGACGCGATCCTTCCGACGCTCAAGAAGACCACGCTCTATCGCGGCTGGTCTGCAGACCGTGTCGACGCGACCGGTGCTCGGATCCGTCGAGATGGCGAGTCGGTCGAGCTCGCAGCGCGATTCGTCGTCGACACTCGTCCGCCCGCGAGCTACAGGCCCAACCCGACGACGCGTGAGTCGGTCGGCGCTTCGGACGGCGACGAAGACCTGATTCAGCAGTTCGTCGGCCGAACGTTCCGAGGCAAGCTGGATCAGTCGCTCGCGACCGTGATGCAGTTCGACGAGGACTCCGAGACAGAGACCGGGCTCGCGTTCCTCTACGTCCTGCCCGTCGGCGACGACGAAGTGCTGGTCGACTGGACTGGCATGCTCCGAGCCCCGCTGGCATGGAGCGAGGCAGAAGCACGGCTCATCGAAGGGGTCCAAAAGCACTACCCACAGCTCGAGCTCGACGAGGACGGCTACGCCGAGTCGGGCCTGTTGCCGATGTCGTCGGCGAGCGATGTTCGACCCAAAGACGACGGCATCGTCCGCCTCGGCATTCGCGGCGGCGCGTGCCGGCCGAGCACCGGTTACGCCTTCCTCCAGATCCAACGCCAAGCGCAAAAGCTGGCGGACGAACTGACGCACCGCGACGACCTTGTGGCACCTGCACCAGCTGGCCGGAGTCGCTGGCTTCAGCTCCTCGATCACATTTTCGTTCGCAAGCTGCGCAAGGAGCCCGAAGCCTTCCCAGGCCTGTTTGCAAGGCTTTTCCGCCAAGTCCGGCCGGACCGGCTAGCTCGCTTCTTATCGGACGTCCCGACCGCGCGCGATGGAGCCTCGGTCGTCATGGCGATGCCGAAGCTTCCATTTGCCAAAGAAGCGATCGCTGGGCTTGGCGTCGTACGTCGAATCAAGTCGATTGACTGGCAGTCGCACCGCCGCCTGGCCGTTCCGGTCACGGCGGTGTTGACGTTGGTTCTCGTCGGCCTGCTGCAGTGGCTGTCGATTCCAGCAACTGTCCAGGTCGGCCTGCTCGCGATTGCGGCAGCCGTCGGCATGGCGCATGGTGCGACGGACGTCTGGGTCGGACGCCGACTCTTCGGCAACACCGCTCAAGGGCGTGCGCGATTCGGCCAGCTGTATGTCGCACTCGCAGCGGCAGCGGTGGGGCTGTACCTCCTCGCGCCCGGCGTCTGGCTCGTCGGTTTCCTCGCACTGTCTCTACTGCACTTTGGCTTCGGCGAGTTGCCTTCGCTGACACCGCGATCGATCGGCGAGGGCGTCGAGTCGCTTGTCCGCGGGCTGATGCCGATCGCCTTGCCGGCTCTGATCTTTGCCGGCGACGTGCAGTTCGCACTCGCCGCGATCGCGCCGTCGTCCGCCGCGATCGTGACATCGACGCTCGCGTTCCTCGCCGTGCCGACGTTGTTGGCTGTGGGCGTGCTCCTCGTGGTGGACGTGGCAGCCAGACGCTGGCTGTCCGCCGCAGAACTCGTGGCCGTCGCGGCGTTGTTGGTCTTCGTGCCGCCGCTTTTGGCGTTCGCTGTCTACTTCGCCCTCTGGCATTCGACGCGGCACCTGCTGAGCGACGTCATCGACGCTCCGGCCGGTGGTGCCGAGCGTCCGATCGCACCTGTCGTCTTCGCAACGATTGCCCCGGTCGCCGGTGCATTGATCATTTGGCCGTTGCTTTGGGCATCGCCTTTGGCTGGCGGCGCTCTGTCGGCAACGTCTGCAGCGATTCGCGTCGTGTTCGTCACGCTGGGCTGCCTGACGGTCCCGCACATGCTTCTCGTTTTCGTCGCCGCTCGCCGCCACGTGGTGGCACAGCAGCAGGCGACGTCATCCGTTCGGCAGGCCCCTTCGGTCGCCGTTTCACCTTCCGCTCTAACGCTCTAATTCAGGAGACCTGCCGATGGTCATGGAGAACTTCATCGTGTTCAGCCCTTGGGCGAACTTCATCATCGCCCACGTGCTGAGCCTTGGAGCTGCAGCCATGTTTGCGGGGCTTGTCTACTTCATCGTCACGGCGAAGCAGATCAGCCCGAAGTACCGCGTTGCCAACTGGCTCGGCGCGGTCGTCATGGTTTCAGCTGCTCTGGAACTGGGCAACCAGTACATCGTCTGGAAAAGCTCGATCGTGCCGTTCACCGGTGCCGACGGTGCCACGCTCTTCGCTGTCGGCGAAAACAGCTCGCGCTTCAGCAACGGCTACCGCTACGTGAACTGGTCGATCGATGTGCCCGTGCTGCTCGCGCAGTTCGTGGTCGTCTTCGGACTCATGGGCAAGAAATTCTGGTCGCCCGTGATTCAGTTCACGATCGCCGGCTTGCTCATGATCTACTTCGGTTACATCGGCCAGTTCTTCGAGGCCGTTCCAGAAGCTGGCACTCAGATCGCCGCTGGCGCTAGCAGTGTCGGTGGTGACCTTCTGGCCAGCAACGTCGGTCAGAACGCGACCTACTGGCTCATGTTTGTCGTGTCCTGCGTCTTCTACCTCTGGATTCTGTACCTGGTGCTCGCGGTCGGCCTGAACAAGGACAACCTTGCCAAGCTGCCGCCCAAGGCCCAGGCGTGGATGAAGGCTGTCGTCTGGACGCTCTTCGGATCGTGGATGCTCTACCTCGTCGGCTACCTCATGCCGGCCGTGAGCATCTCCGAAGAATCTGCCGTGATCCGTCAGATGGCATACACCATCGCCGACATCGTCTCGAAGGTGCTCTACGGCATCATGCTCGGCTACGTTGCGGTCCTTCGCAGCAACGCCGAGGGTTACAACGAAGACCGACTCGACCGCATTGGTTACGACCAGGGCGGCAAGCAGCTGGGTCAGTACGACCCGACGACCGAGGCGACCGCCTGAACGCAGGCAACTGGACGTTCCGGAACGTCTTACCCGGAGGCAGGGCCATCAACGTGACCCTGCCTCTTTCATTGGCGGCGCCGCCGCAGAAGCTCAAGACGTTGATTGTGCTACGGTCCGCCCGCTTTGGACGCTCGGCCACTAGGACTCATCGCGGGCGAGGGAATCTTCCCGATCCTCGTCGCACGCGGAGCAAAGGCGGCGGGGCGACGCGTGATCTGCGCCGGCTTCGACGGCATGGCCGACCCGAAGCTGGTCGACGAGGTGGACGCCTACCGGCCCGTCAGCTTCGTCCGGGTCACGTCCTGGACGCGCTTCCTCCGCAAGCACGACGTGGCCGAGGCGATCATGGTCGGCCGGGTGGCGAAGCAGAATCTGCACGTCAAGCACGAGATGCTCTGGGCCTTGCGTCAGGTGCCCGACTGGGCGACCTTCTGGGCCTGGTTCACCGAGTTTCGCCATGACCGCCGATCCGAAACCGTCTTGCTGCGGACCGCACACGAACTTGAAAAGCGCGGGGTGACCCTCATCGACTCCACCACGTTCAACAAAGACCAACTCGCCGACGAAGGCGTGATGACGCGTCGCTCGCCGTCCGAAACCGAAGCCCGCGCGATCGAACGCGGCTGGCACCTCGGCGGCATGCTGACGCGCGAAGACGTCGGCCAGAGCATGGCCGTTCGCGATCGCGACGTCCTGGCGATTGAGGCGACCGAAGGCACCGACGCGATGATCCGCCGCGCCGGCGACCTCTGCCGCGGCGGCGGATGGGTGCTGCTCAAGCGCGGCAACACGCGTCGCGACCCACGCATGGACGTGCCGACGATCGGGCTCAAGACGATCGAGACCATCAAGGCCGCCGGTGCGTCCTGCGTCTGCGTCGAGGCGGGACACGTCATGCTCCTGGAACGTGAGAGAGTCCTCGCCGCCGCGAACGAAGCGGGCTTGTGCATCGTCGGTCGCCGAAGCGACGACTGAGCGCATCAGAGCCAGAGATCGCGAAGACGCAAAGTCGCGAAGAGTGACGCGAAGAAGAGAAAAGAAGCCGAGAGACTTGCTCTGACCCTGAGCAACGCCTGCTCGACCTTCGCGTCTGTCTTCGCGCCTTTGCGTCTTCGCGATCTCCGAGACGACAGCCAGAAGGGCGGCCCAACCTATCTTGCCTGTGTGAATGCCGACGGACTGACGGTTGTGGCCATCCTCTACTGGCTGGCGTTGGCGGGGTGGTTTGGGGCGGTGTTTTTCGTCGTGATGTCCGCAGCGACAGTGCATCGAACTGTCGAAGAGGCGGACCCGACGCTGCCGACAGTGCTGAGCGTCAACTTAGAAGGCCGGCACGCGGCGTTGCTCGGCGGGCGCATCGTGGGCGATCTGCTCGGCCGCCTCTGGACGATCGAGCTGCTGGCCATGGTGATGCTGGGCATCGCGACGATCGCAGAGTGGCTGCTGGTCTTCCGCGACGGGCGAGATGTTCTGCTTCCTGCCGTGCGGACAGTGTTGCTCGCCGCAGCCGCAGGAGCAGCGTGGTACGGCAATCGCGTCCTGCGGGCCCGGGCGGAGCGGCACCGGGCGAGGTATGTCGAAGTCGCCGACGATCCCGAGGCATCGGAGGAGGCTGCGGGGCAGTTCAATCGTGACCAGGCGGACGCGTCGTCGTTGCTCATGATCGAGCTGGCGATGCTGGCGGGCGTCGTGCTGTTCGCTGCGATCGGCCTGGGCGTTCCCGCGGCTTCGGTGGTGACGCTGACCTGACGTGCCGGATACGCTCCGGGCAATCATGGAGAACACGAACAAGCCACGACGCGGCAAGCCTCGTCGCCCCGTCGAAGGCGATCACTACAACCGCGGCCAACACGGCTCGGCCCCGCCACGAGATCTTGAGCAGACCGTTGAGTCGGCCGAGCCCAAAATGAGCGTCCGCCGACGCGACCTGCGCGACGTCGTCCGCACGCTCGATGAGCTCTCTGACGAGCTGCACGAGCTCCCCAACGGCGACCTCGTCGCTCGCATCGTCCGCACGAGCATCAAGCTGCTTCGCGACGAGACCAATCGCGGCGACGTCAAGCTCATCGATAACGCCTTCGCCGAACTGCGCTACGCCCTCAAGGTCTTCGCGCCGTATCGCGATACTCGGAAGATCAGCATCTTCGGCAGCGCCCGCACACCTGAGGCTGACGCTGACTACAAGGCGGCCGAGGCGTTCGGTCGCGACATGGAGCAGAACGGCTGGATGGTCATCACCGGTGCCGGCGGCGGCATCATGGCGGCAGGCCACGGCGGGGCGGGCGCGGAGGGCTCCTTCGGCCTGAACATCTCGCTGCCGTTCGAGCAGTCGGCCAACGAGTTCATTCACGGCGATCCGAAGCTGGTCGACTTCAAGTACTTCTTCACGCGCAAGCTGATGTTCGTCCGCTCAAGCCACGCGGTCGCACTCTTCCCCGGCGGCTTCGGGACGATGGACGAGGGCTTCGAAGTGCTGACGCTCATCCAGACCGGCAAGAGTCCGCCGATGCCGCTGGTCATGGTCGACCACGACGGCAGCGACTACTGGTCCGCGTGGCACGACTACGTCAAGGACCACCTGCTCCGCGATGGCCTGATCAGCGAGCAAGACCTGTCGC from Planctomycetota bacterium encodes the following:
- a CDS encoding bacteriorhodopsin is translated as MENFIVFSPWANFIIAHVLSLGAAAMFAGLVYFIVTAKQISPKYRVANWLGAVVMVSAALELGNQYIVWKSSIVPFTGADGATLFAVGENSSRFSNGYRYVNWSIDVPVLLAQFVVVFGLMGKKFWSPVIQFTIAGLLMIYFGYIGQFFEAVPEAGTQIAAGASSVGGDLLASNVGQNATYWLMFVVSCVFYLWILYLVLAVGLNKDNLAKLPPKAQAWMKAVVWTLFGSWMLYLVGYLMPAVSISEESAVIRQMAYTIADIVSKVLYGIMLGYVAVLRSNAEGYNEDRLDRIGYDQGGKQLGQYDPTTEATA
- the lpxI gene encoding UDP-2,3-diacylglucosamine diphosphatase LpxI (LpxI, functionally equivalent to LpxH, replaces it in LPS biosynthesis in a minority of bacteria.), with amino-acid sequence MDARPLGLIAGEGIFPILVARGAKAAGRRVICAGFDGMADPKLVDEVDAYRPVSFVRVTSWTRFLRKHDVAEAIMVGRVAKQNLHVKHEMLWALRQVPDWATFWAWFTEFRHDRRSETVLLRTAHELEKRGVTLIDSTTFNKDQLADEGVMTRRSPSETEARAIERGWHLGGMLTREDVGQSMAVRDRDVLAIEATEGTDAMIRRAGDLCRGGGWVLLKRGNTRRDPRMDVPTIGLKTIETIKAAGASCVCVEAGHVMLLERERVLAAANEAGLCIVGRRSDD
- a CDS encoding TIGR00730 family Rossman fold protein, with protein sequence MENTNKPRRGKPRRPVEGDHYNRGQHGSAPPRDLEQTVESAEPKMSVRRRDLRDVVRTLDELSDELHELPNGDLVARIVRTSIKLLRDETNRGDVKLIDNAFAELRYALKVFAPYRDTRKISIFGSARTPEADADYKAAEAFGRDMEQNGWMVITGAGGGIMAAGHGGAGAEGSFGLNISLPFEQSANEFIHGDPKLVDFKYFFTRKLMFVRSSHAVALFPGGFGTMDEGFEVLTLIQTGKSPPMPLVMVDHDGSDYWSAWHDYVKDHLLRDGLISEQDLSLYTLTQDIREAAEHCRKFYENFHSLRYSRDLIILRLKHKVTDQQLGDIKERFADIADPEIAERIGERAWRSCGPLKVERNEKKLRHLHRLVFPFNRKDHGRLRQMIDHLNDLPLA